From a single Candidatus Methanoperedens sp. genomic region:
- the cofH gene encoding 5-amino-6-(D-ribitylamino)uracil--L-tyrosine 4-hydroxyphenyl transferase CofH — protein MHIRAEAGECTLDDALTLYDKPSFLFSLADKLRKKAVGDTVTYVINRNINFTNRCTGTCKFCAFRRDDGYIMSLPEILEKTKAAADINATEICIQGGLLPDWDVFNYCEILECIKEEFPEIHLHAFSPMEVFHAARNSNMSLKETLSCLKKSGLGSMPGTAAEILVDRVREEICPDKLTAHEWMSVIKTAHRLGIPTTATIMYGHIETLQERIEHLLIIRELQKKTGGFTEFVPLPFMANNNRLGVGIKVSRGIEDLKLHALARVLLYPYIMNIQASWVKLGKKLAQSALDCGANDLGGTLMEEKISKSAGGTSGEYMAPQEFEFLINGINRVSRQRDTLYRVVSG, from the coding sequence TTGCACATCCGAGCCGAAGCAGGAGAGTGCACGCTGGATGATGCACTCACCCTCTATGATAAACCTTCTTTTCTTTTCTCCCTTGCAGATAAACTTCGCAAAAAAGCGGTCGGTGACACGGTCACGTATGTGATTAACAGGAACATCAATTTTACGAACAGGTGCACCGGGACATGCAAATTCTGCGCATTCAGAAGGGATGACGGATATATCATGTCCCTCCCGGAGATTCTTGAAAAAACAAAAGCTGCAGCTGATATTAATGCCACGGAGATATGCATCCAGGGGGGGCTTCTTCCGGACTGGGATGTTTTCAACTACTGCGAGATCCTTGAGTGCATCAAGGAAGAATTTCCAGAAATACATCTGCATGCCTTTTCCCCCATGGAAGTATTTCATGCTGCGCGGAACAGCAATATGAGTTTGAAAGAGACTTTATCCTGCCTTAAAAAATCGGGTCTTGGCTCGATGCCTGGAACGGCGGCTGAGATACTCGTGGACAGGGTAAGGGAAGAGATCTGCCCTGATAAGCTTACCGCGCATGAATGGATGAGTGTTATCAAGACCGCCCACAGGTTAGGTATTCCAACCACAGCCACAATCATGTATGGACATATCGAGACCCTGCAGGAAAGGATTGAGCATCTGCTTATAATACGGGAACTGCAGAAGAAAACAGGCGGGTTTACGGAATTTGTCCCTCTCCCCTTCATGGCTAATAACAACAGGCTGGGGGTGGGAATAAAAGTTTCCCGCGGGATTGAGGATTTGAAATTGCATGCGCTTGCAAGGGTGCTTCTTTACCCCTATATCATGAATATCCAGGCAAGCTGGGTGAAACTCGGTAAAAAACTGGCGCAATCCGCCCTCGATTGCGGCGCAAACGACCTTGGAGGAACACTGATGGAAGAAAAAATCTCAAAGAGCGCCGGGGGGACGAGCGGCGAGTACATGGCGCCGCAGGAGTTTGAATTTTTGATTAACGGAATAAACCGTGTGTCGCGGCAGCGCGATACGTTGTACAGGGTTGTTAGTGGTTAG
- a CDS encoding S-layer protein domain-containing protein, with translation MKEDAVKKEPSKIRSIIIYAAFIIIGISAYWITRPPLLSLYPDPPSLNFDLTSGMDSGYQTLSVSNSGGGHLSWSVSTDEPSWIRIYPEKGTDSGTVSLYINTANLNPGKYKGTITVTSNGGVKTGNVYIYLATAPAQTVEGTGTEARETLSVGETWNIGDGWSVQANAIDAKATPKQIWLTLYRNETELDDRILSEGETYNYNNIFSVKIASIYAGAVTDMATLSDVIYHKGQ, from the coding sequence ATGAAAGAAGATGCAGTGAAGAAAGAGCCTTCAAAAATAAGAAGTATAATTATCTATGCCGCGTTTATTATCATCGGCATATCCGCATACTGGATTACCAGACCTCCGCTTCTGTCCCTATATCCGGACCCGCCGTCTTTAAATTTTGATCTCACCAGTGGAATGGACTCTGGATATCAAACATTATCGGTATCAAATTCCGGTGGTGGGCACCTGAGCTGGAGCGTAAGCACTGATGAGCCGTCGTGGATAAGGATATACCCGGAAAAGGGTACTGATTCCGGCACAGTTTCTCTTTACATCAATACTGCCAACCTGAATCCTGGGAAATATAAAGGAACTATTACCGTAACCTCAAATGGCGGGGTAAAGACTGGAAATGTATATATATATTTGGCAACCGCACCAGCTCAAACAGTTGAGGGAACAGGTACTGAGGCAAGAGAAACTCTGTCTGTCGGTGAGACCTGGAATATTGGTGATGGCTGGTCGGTCCAAGCTAATGCCATAGACGCCAAAGCAACCCCAAAACAGATATGGCTTACTCTTTATAGAAATGAAACTGAATTAGATGACAGGATTTTGTCCGAGGGTGAGACCTATAATTACAACAATATCTTCAGTGTGAAAATAGCTTCCATTTATGCTGGAGCAGTTACTGATATGGCAACTCTTTCAGACGTAATCTATCACAAAGGTCAATGA
- the cofG gene encoding 7,8-didemethyl-8-hydroxy-5-deazariboflavin synthase subunit CofG gives MPQFVTFSRNVFIPLTNICRNNCAYCGFRREIGHPEAKLLSPSQVKDILTKGARSGCSEALFTFGEKPEEVRGFKAWLSRLGYGTIIDYLAEMCRLSIRLGLLPHSNPGLLESSEFEKLKPYNASMGLMLETAGIIKGHEGCKGKIPSMRIRTIEIAGELGIPFTTGILVGIGETWEDRVNSIHTIKKLHARFGHIQEVILQNFVPKPGTRMALRQAPGLEEMKKTVSMAREILPDDVAIQVSPNLIPPGELVRCGASDLGGISPDTIDYINPESPWPNVSELQSMVDLPLRERLPIYPQYVKKRWYSEEISSLIRELSDAEGFRKTYK, from the coding sequence ATGCCCCAATTCGTCACGTTCTCACGCAATGTCTTCATCCCGCTCACCAATATCTGCAGGAATAATTGCGCTTACTGCGGTTTCAGGCGGGAAATCGGGCACCCCGAGGCTAAGCTTCTTTCACCTTCGCAGGTAAAGGACATACTTACGAAAGGCGCACGTTCTGGCTGCTCCGAGGCGCTTTTCACGTTTGGCGAGAAGCCGGAAGAAGTTCGGGGCTTCAAGGCATGGCTTTCCAGGCTTGGATATGGTACCATTATTGATTATCTTGCAGAAATGTGCAGGCTTTCGATACGCCTCGGGCTTTTGCCCCACAGCAACCCGGGCTTGCTTGAAAGCTCAGAGTTTGAAAAATTGAAACCATACAATGCAAGCATGGGGCTCATGCTTGAGACCGCGGGAATTATCAAGGGGCATGAAGGCTGCAAAGGCAAGATTCCCTCAATGCGTATAAGAACTATTGAGATAGCAGGCGAACTCGGCATCCCCTTTACCACAGGCATACTTGTGGGAATTGGGGAAACATGGGAAGACAGGGTGAACTCGATTCATACGATAAAGAAACTCCACGCAAGGTTCGGGCACATCCAGGAAGTAATACTCCAGAATTTTGTCCCCAAACCCGGAACCAGAATGGCTTTGCGGCAAGCCCCTGGATTAGAGGAGATGAAAAAGACGGTCTCCATGGCAAGAGAGATACTTCCTGACGATGTGGCAATACAGGTTTCACCCAACCTTATTCCCCCGGGAGAACTGGTGAGGTGCGGCGCCTCTGACCTCGGAGGCATATCGCCAGACACCATCGATTATATCAATCCTGAATCCCCATGGCCGAATGTTTCAGAACTTCAATCCATGGTGGATCTCCCCCTGCGGGAGCGGTTGCCCATATATCCGCAATACGTGAAAAAAAGGTGGTACAGTGAAGAGATTTCATCTCTCATCCGGGAACTTTCTGATGCAGAAGGTTTTCGGAAAACATATAAATGA
- a CDS encoding alkene reductase, whose product MNLFSQCKLGDLNLSNRIIMAPMTRCRALSGNVPNPLAVTYYGQRASAGSIITEGSQVSPQGVGYVRTPGIHSPLQVAGWKKVTEAVHKADGKIFIQLWHVGRVSHPDFLGGELPVAPSALPFDGEVHTVGGKKKFVTPRALELNEIPDLIEQFRKGAQNAKAAGFDGVEIHGANGYLLDQFLRDGSNTRTDKYGGSFQNRARLPLEVTEAVVSVWGADRVGYRISPHFSNYSMSDTNPRQIFSYFAKELNNIGLGYLHMVEPVGGRMGATPPDVRLAPIIRDIFKGTLILNGGYDARSGNEAIEKGDADLISFGVLFLANPDLPVRFRKNAPLNSADVATFYVGEEKGYIDYPKL is encoded by the coding sequence ATGAATCTTTTCTCTCAGTGCAAATTGGGCGATCTCAATCTTTCCAACCGAATCATTATGGCGCCGATGACCCGTTGTCGTGCGCTCTCTGGCAATGTTCCTAATCCATTGGCCGTCACCTATTACGGGCAAAGAGCCTCGGCAGGTTCAATCATCACTGAAGGGTCGCAGGTGAGCCCTCAGGGAGTCGGTTATGTCCGTACCCCGGGAATTCACTCACCTTTACAGGTTGCAGGTTGGAAGAAAGTAACCGAGGCCGTTCATAAGGCAGACGGAAAAATTTTCATCCAACTCTGGCATGTGGGACGCGTGTCGCATCCTGATTTCCTTGGAGGTGAATTACCTGTCGCACCTTCTGCCCTTCCCTTCGATGGCGAAGTTCATACAGTGGGGGGCAAAAAGAAATTTGTGACTCCAAGAGCTCTTGAATTAAATGAGATACCTGACCTTATTGAGCAATTTCGAAAAGGTGCCCAGAATGCAAAGGCGGCTGGCTTCGATGGTGTGGAGATCCACGGTGCCAATGGATATCTGCTGGACCAGTTCCTGAGAGATGGTTCAAACACACGAACAGACAAGTACGGCGGAAGTTTCCAGAATCGCGCACGCCTTCCGCTCGAAGTCACAGAAGCGGTCGTCAGTGTTTGGGGTGCGGATAGAGTCGGATACAGAATTTCTCCGCACTTTTCGAACTATTCAATGTCTGATACGAATCCGCGTCAAATCTTTTCATATTTTGCAAAGGAACTGAACAATATCGGGCTCGGGTATCTTCACATGGTGGAACCAGTCGGAGGCAGGATGGGGGCAACGCCACCAGATGTGCGATTGGCTCCAATCATTCGTGACATATTCAAAGGCACGCTCATTTTAAATGGCGGCTACGATGCCCGCAGCGGAAACGAAGCAATTGAAAAAGGCGATGCAGACCTGATCTCTTTCGGAGTTTTGTTCTTGGCTAATCCAGATCTGCCTGTGCGTTTCAGGAAAAATGCTCCACTTAATTCCGCGGATGTTGCGACCTTTTACGTGGGCGAGGAGAAGGGTTACATCGACTACCCGAAACTGTGA